The Macaca fascicularis isolate 582-1 chromosome 1, T2T-MFA8v1.1 genome includes a window with the following:
- the BROX gene encoding BRO1 domain-containing protein BROX isoform X1, translated as MTHWFHRNPLKATAPVSFNYYGVVTGPSASKICNDLRSSRARLLELFTDLSCNPEMMKNAADSYFSLLQGFINSLDESTQESKLRYIQNFKWTDTLQGQVPSAQQDAVFELISMGFNVALWYTKYASRLAGKENITEDEAKEVHRSLKIAAGIFKHLKESHTPKLITPAEKGRDLESRLIEAYVIQCQAEAQEVTIARAIELKHAPGLIAALAYETANFYQKADHTLSSLEPAYSAKWRKYLHLKMCFYTAYAYCYHGETLLASDKCGEAIRSLQEAEKLYAKAEALCKEYGETKGPGPTVKPSGHLFFRKLGNLVKNTLEKCQRENGFIYFQKIPTEAPQLELKANYGLVEPVPFEFPPTSAQWTPETLAAFDLTKRPKDDSTKPKPEEEVKPVKEPDIKPQKDTGCYIS; from the exons TGACTTGAGGTCATCCAGGGCACGACTCCTTGAACTGTTCACTGATTTGAGCTGTAATCCAGAAATGATGAAGAATGCAGCAGAttcatatttttcacttttacaaG GTTTCATAAATTCTTTGGATGAATCTACCCAAGAAAGCAAGTTACGATATATTCAAAATTTCAAGTGGACTGATACGTTACAAGGACAGGTTCCAAG TGCCCAGCAGGATGCTGTTTTTGAATTAATTTCCATGGGATTTAATGTAGCTTTATGGTATACCAAATATGCTTCAAGACTGGCtggaaaagaaaa TATAACAGAAGATGAAGCAAAAGAAGTTCATCGAAGCCTAAAGATTGCAGCTgggatttttaaacatttaaag GAAAGTCATACCCCAAAACTCATTACACCTgcagaaaaaggaagagatttaGAGTCACGGCTCATAGAAGCATACGTTATTCAATGTCAGGCTGAAGCTCAAGAAG TAACAATTGCTCGAGCAATTGAACTAAAACATGCTCCTGGACTAATTGCTGCACTGGCGTATGAAACAGCCAATTTCTATCAAAAAGCTG ATCATACTTTATCCAGTTTGGAGCCTGCATATTCTGCCAAATGGAGAAAATATCTTCACTTGAAGATGTGTTTCTACACAGCTTAT GCTTACTGTTACCATGGTGAGACCTTATTGGCTAGTGATAAGTGCGGTGAAGCAATCAGGTCTCtccaagaagcagaaaaat TGTATGCAAAGGCAGAAGCACTGTGTAAAGAATATGGAGAAACCAAAGGACCTGGACCAACAGTCAAACCTTCGGGACATCTATTCTTTCGGAAACTTGGAAACCTTGTGAAGAACACCTTAGAAAAATGTCAGAGAGAAAATGGATTTAT TTACTTTCAAAAAATTCCAACAGAAGCCCCACAGCTGGAACTCAAAGCAAATTATGGTCTCGTAGAGCCTGTACCTTTCGAATTTCCTCCTACAAGCGCTCAGTGGACACCAGAAACATTGGCTGCATTTGATCTCACCAAAAGACCCAAGGATGACAGt ACTAAACCCAAACCAGAAGAAGAAGTGAAACCCGTGAAAGAACCAGATATCAAACCTCAAAAGGACACTGGGTGCTACATCTCCTAA
- the BROX gene encoding BRO1 domain-containing protein BROX isoform X2, translating to MMKNAADSYFSLLQGFINSLDESTQESKLRYIQNFKWTDTLQGQVPSAQQDAVFELISMGFNVALWYTKYASRLAGKENITEDEAKEVHRSLKIAAGIFKHLKESHTPKLITPAEKGRDLESRLIEAYVIQCQAEAQEVTIARAIELKHAPGLIAALAYETANFYQKADHTLSSLEPAYSAKWRKYLHLKMCFYTAYAYCYHGETLLASDKCGEAIRSLQEAEKLYAKAEALCKEYGETKGPGPTVKPSGHLFFRKLGNLVKNTLEKCQRENGFIYFQKIPTEAPQLELKANYGLVEPVPFEFPPTSAQWTPETLAAFDLTKRPKDDSTKPKPEEEVKPVKEPDIKPQKDTGCYIS from the exons ATGATGAAGAATGCAGCAGAttcatatttttcacttttacaaG GTTTCATAAATTCTTTGGATGAATCTACCCAAGAAAGCAAGTTACGATATATTCAAAATTTCAAGTGGACTGATACGTTACAAGGACAGGTTCCAAG TGCCCAGCAGGATGCTGTTTTTGAATTAATTTCCATGGGATTTAATGTAGCTTTATGGTATACCAAATATGCTTCAAGACTGGCtggaaaagaaaa TATAACAGAAGATGAAGCAAAAGAAGTTCATCGAAGCCTAAAGATTGCAGCTgggatttttaaacatttaaag GAAAGTCATACCCCAAAACTCATTACACCTgcagaaaaaggaagagatttaGAGTCACGGCTCATAGAAGCATACGTTATTCAATGTCAGGCTGAAGCTCAAGAAG TAACAATTGCTCGAGCAATTGAACTAAAACATGCTCCTGGACTAATTGCTGCACTGGCGTATGAAACAGCCAATTTCTATCAAAAAGCTG ATCATACTTTATCCAGTTTGGAGCCTGCATATTCTGCCAAATGGAGAAAATATCTTCACTTGAAGATGTGTTTCTACACAGCTTAT GCTTACTGTTACCATGGTGAGACCTTATTGGCTAGTGATAAGTGCGGTGAAGCAATCAGGTCTCtccaagaagcagaaaaat TGTATGCAAAGGCAGAAGCACTGTGTAAAGAATATGGAGAAACCAAAGGACCTGGACCAACAGTCAAACCTTCGGGACATCTATTCTTTCGGAAACTTGGAAACCTTGTGAAGAACACCTTAGAAAAATGTCAGAGAGAAAATGGATTTAT TTACTTTCAAAAAATTCCAACAGAAGCCCCACAGCTGGAACTCAAAGCAAATTATGGTCTCGTAGAGCCTGTACCTTTCGAATTTCCTCCTACAAGCGCTCAGTGGACACCAGAAACATTGGCTGCATTTGATCTCACCAAAAGACCCAAGGATGACAGt ACTAAACCCAAACCAGAAGAAGAAGTGAAACCCGTGAAAGAACCAGATATCAAACCTCAAAAGGACACTGGGTGCTACATCTCCTAA